One stretch of Lemur catta isolate mLemCat1 chromosome 2, mLemCat1.pri, whole genome shotgun sequence DNA includes these proteins:
- the SRSF12 gene encoding serine/arginine-rich splicing factor 12 isoform X1, which produces MILVKWLLLWFSGNELSLVLYILAPGQMKSKERHPCSPSDHRRSRSPSQRRTRSRSSSWGRNRRRSDSLKESRHRRFSYSQSKSRSKSLPRRSTSARQSRTPRRNSGSRGRSRSKSLQKRSKSIGKSQSSSPQKQTSSGTKSRSHGRHSDSIARSPCKSPKGYTNSESRAQSAKQSHFRSHSRSRSYRHKNSW; this is translated from the exons atgatACTAGTTAAGTGGCTGTTACTGTGGTTTTCAGGTAATGAATTAAGTCTTGTTCTTTATATTCTAGCACCAGGCCAAATGAAATCAAAAGAACGTCATCCTTGTTCTCCAAGTGATCATAGGCGATCAAGAAGCCCCAGCCAAAGAAGAACTCGCAGTAGGAGTTCTTCATGGGGAAGAAACAGGAGGCGTTCTGATAGCCTTAAAGA GTCTCGACACAGGCGATTTTCTTATAGCCAGTCTAAATCTCGTTCCAAATCACTACCAAGGCGGTCTACCTCAGCAAGGCAGTCAAGAACTCCAAGAAGGAATTCAGGTTCTAGAGGACGGTCAAGGTCCAAATCCTTACAAAAGAGGTCCAAGTCAATAGGAAAATCACAATCAAGTTCACCTCAAAAGCAGACTAGCTCAGGAACAAAATCAAGATCACATGGAAGACATTCTGACTCCATAGCAAGATCTCCATGTAAATCTCCCAAAGGGTATACCAATTCTGAAAGTAGAGCACAATCGGCAAAACAGTCTCATTTTCGGTCACATTCCAGATCTCGGAGTTACCGTCATAAAAACAGTTGGTGA
- the SRSF12 gene encoding serine/arginine-rich splicing factor 12 isoform X3, with amino-acid sequence MSRYTRPPNTSLFVRNVADATRPEDLCREFGRYGPIVDVYIPLDFYTRRPRGFAYVQYPLFYFIFEDVRDAEDALYNLNRKWVCGRQIEIQFAQGDRKTPGQMKSKERHPCSPSDHRRSRSPSQRRTRSRSSSWGRNRRRSDSLKESRHRRFSYSQSKSRSKSLPRRSTSARQSRTPRRNSGSRGRSRSKSLQKRSKSIGKSQSSSPQKQTSSGTKSRSHGRHSDSIARSPCKSPKGYTNSESRAQSAKQSHFRSHSRSRSYRHKNSW; translated from the exons GCCTGAGGACTTGTGCCGTGAATTTGGTCGATATGGCCCTATAGTAGACGTTTACATTCCACTTGACTTCTACACTCGCCGCCCAAGAGGATTTGCTTATGTTCAATATCCTTTATTTTACT TCATATTTGAAGATGTTCGAGATGCTGAAGATGCTCTTTATAACCTCAATAGAAAGTGGGTATGTGGCCGTCAAATTGAAATACAGTTTGCACAAGGTGATCGCAAAA CACCAGGCCAAATGAAATCAAAAGAACGTCATCCTTGTTCTCCAAGTGATCATAGGCGATCAAGAAGCCCCAGCCAAAGAAGAACTCGCAGTAGGAGTTCTTCATGGGGAAGAAACAGGAGGCGTTCTGATAGCCTTAAAGA GTCTCGACACAGGCGATTTTCTTATAGCCAGTCTAAATCTCGTTCCAAATCACTACCAAGGCGGTCTACCTCAGCAAGGCAGTCAAGAACTCCAAGAAGGAATTCAGGTTCTAGAGGACGGTCAAGGTCCAAATCCTTACAAAAGAGGTCCAAGTCAATAGGAAAATCACAATCAAGTTCACCTCAAAAGCAGACTAGCTCAGGAACAAAATCAAGATCACATGGAAGACATTCTGACTCCATAGCAAGATCTCCATGTAAATCTCCCAAAGGGTATACCAATTCTGAAAGTAGAGCACAATCGGCAAAACAGTCTCATTTTCGGTCACATTCCAGATCTCGGAGTTACCGTCATAAAAACAGTTGGTGA
- the SRSF12 gene encoding serine/arginine-rich splicing factor 12 isoform X2 translates to MKSKERHPCSPSDHRRSRSPSQRRTRSRSSSWGRNRRRSDSLKESRHRRFSYSQSKSRSKSLPRRSTSARQSRTPRRNSGSRGRSRSKSLQKRSKSIGKSQSSSPQKQTSSGTKSRSHGRHSDSIARSPCKSPKGYTNSESRAQSAKQSHFRSHSRSRSYRHKNSW, encoded by the exons ATGAAATCAAAAGAACGTCATCCTTGTTCTCCAAGTGATCATAGGCGATCAAGAAGCCCCAGCCAAAGAAGAACTCGCAGTAGGAGTTCTTCATGGGGAAGAAACAGGAGGCGTTCTGATAGCCTTAAAGA GTCTCGACACAGGCGATTTTCTTATAGCCAGTCTAAATCTCGTTCCAAATCACTACCAAGGCGGTCTACCTCAGCAAGGCAGTCAAGAACTCCAAGAAGGAATTCAGGTTCTAGAGGACGGTCAAGGTCCAAATCCTTACAAAAGAGGTCCAAGTCAATAGGAAAATCACAATCAAGTTCACCTCAAAAGCAGACTAGCTCAGGAACAAAATCAAGATCACATGGAAGACATTCTGACTCCATAGCAAGATCTCCATGTAAATCTCCCAAAGGGTATACCAATTCTGAAAGTAGAGCACAATCGGCAAAACAGTCTCATTTTCGGTCACATTCCAGATCTCGGAGTTACCGTCATAAAAACAGTTGGTGA